Proteins encoded together in one Deinococcus irradiatisoli window:
- a CDS encoding sugar ABC transporter ATP-binding protein, whose amino-acid sequence MSAPIQYAAEFRNITKVFGPVEVLHGVSFGIPAGEVQALIGENGAGKSTLMKILGGYQPPTSGELLVGGQPVRFHSSRDAEAQGVVLIHQEFNLADDLTVAQNIFLGRELGGALLDDAAMNRAAEAALARLGVSLDPRLRVRGLSVPQKQLVEIAKALSRDARILIMDEPTAALTVRETEVLFDLIRKLRSEGVTILYISHKLEEVKALADTVTVLRDGAVVSTDPASALTPHEMANRMVGRELEDMFPDKGQAGAEELLHVEHLSVPGWAQDITFTLRAGEVLGFAGLVGAGRTELFEGLLGLRPHSVGQVRLSGKAVRLRSPGDAARAGLVYLSEDRKGKGLLVDFQLRPNLTLMTLEHYAHPLLDPRAEQQALKKAVGDYGIRSGRLDVAASALSGGNQQKLALARILEVNPQVIVLDEPTRGVDVGAKREIYLLIQRLAQSGKGVIVVSSELSELLGLCQRLLIVREGRLVGELGAGEMNEQEVIQYATGLKAAPLRETA is encoded by the coding sequence GTGAGCGCGCCGATACAGTACGCCGCCGAATTCCGGAACATCACCAAGGTCTTCGGGCCGGTGGAAGTGCTGCACGGCGTGAGTTTCGGCATTCCCGCCGGGGAAGTGCAGGCGCTGATCGGCGAGAACGGGGCCGGCAAAAGCACCCTGATGAAAATTCTGGGCGGCTACCAGCCGCCGACGTCCGGCGAGCTGCTGGTCGGCGGCCAGCCGGTCCGCTTTCACAGCAGCCGCGACGCCGAGGCGCAGGGCGTGGTCCTGATTCACCAGGAATTCAACCTGGCCGACGATCTCACCGTCGCGCAGAACATTTTTCTGGGGCGCGAACTCGGCGGCGCGCTGCTCGACGACGCGGCGATGAACCGGGCGGCGGAGGCGGCCCTGGCGCGGCTGGGGGTCAGCCTCGACCCGCGCTTGAGGGTGCGCGGCCTGAGCGTGCCGCAAAAGCAGCTGGTCGAGATCGCCAAGGCACTGTCGCGCGACGCCCGTATCCTGATCATGGACGAGCCGACGGCGGCGCTCACCGTGCGCGAAACCGAGGTGCTGTTTGACCTGATCCGCAAGCTGAGAAGCGAGGGTGTGACTATTCTCTACATCAGCCACAAGCTCGAAGAAGTCAAGGCGCTGGCCGATACGGTCACGGTGCTGCGCGACGGCGCGGTGGTCTCGACCGACCCGGCCTCGGCGCTGACGCCGCACGAGATGGCCAACCGGATGGTCGGGCGCGAACTCGAGGACATGTTCCCCGACAAAGGGCAGGCCGGCGCGGAGGAACTGCTGCACGTCGAGCACCTCAGCGTGCCGGGCTGGGCGCAGGACATCACCTTCACCCTGCGCGCCGGGGAGGTGCTGGGCTTTGCCGGACTGGTGGGCGCCGGGCGCACCGAACTGTTCGAGGGACTGCTGGGCCTACGCCCGCACAGCGTGGGGCAGGTGCGGCTCTCGGGCAAAGCGGTGCGGCTCCGGTCGCCGGGTGACGCCGCCCGCGCCGGACTGGTGTACCTCAGCGAGGACCGCAAGGGCAAGGGCCTGCTCGTCGACTTCCAGTTGCGCCCCAACCTGACCCTGATGACGCTGGAACACTACGCCCACCCGTTGCTCGATCCCCGCGCCGAGCAGCAGGCGCTCAAAAAAGCCGTCGGCGACTACGGCATCCGCAGCGGGCGGCTGGACGTGGCGGCCAGCGCCCTTTCCGGCGGCAACCAGCAGAAGCTGGCCCTGGCGCGCATTCTGGAAGTCAACCCGCAGGTGATCGTCCTCGACGAGCCGACGCGCGGGGTGGACGTGGGCGCCAAGCGCGAGATCTACCTGCTGATTCAGCGCCTGGCCCAGAGCGGCAAGGGCGTGATCGTGGTGTCGAGCGAACTCAGCGAACTGCTGGGGCTGTGTCAGCGCCTCCTGATCGTGCGCGAGGGCCGCCTCGTCGGCGAACTCGGCGCCGGGGAGATGAACGAGCAGGAAGTCATACAGTACGCCACCGGCCTCAAGGCCGCGCCCCTGAGGGAGACCGCGTGA
- a CDS encoding sugar phosphate isomerase/epimerase family protein → MPRPITLFTGQWADLPLAELAPLARQMGFDGLELACWGDHFDVQRALNEDGYAQSVRDLLAEHNLGVYAIGNHLVGQAVCDPIDERHKAILPAHVWGDGDVEGVRQRAAQELMDTARAARKLGVDVVTGFTGSSVWHSLYAFPPTDQAYWQRGFDDFARRFIPILDVFEEVGVNFALEVHPTEIAFDTASAERALEAVGQHPRFGFNYDPSHLAYQGVNYVGFLRRFPERIFHVHIKDVWWNHGSGEVGVFGGHTTFGDARRYWDFRSVGRGDVDFGAIMVALHDLRYSGPLSIEWEDARMDRVFGATESAAYTRKLDFPASDVVFDAAFAKADAEQA, encoded by the coding sequence ATGCCCAGACCCATCACCCTGTTTACCGGCCAGTGGGCCGATCTGCCGCTCGCCGAACTCGCGCCGCTGGCCCGCCAGATGGGCTTCGACGGCCTGGAACTCGCCTGCTGGGGCGACCACTTCGACGTGCAGCGCGCGCTGAACGAAGACGGCTACGCCCAGAGCGTGCGCGACCTGCTCGCCGAGCACAACCTCGGGGTGTACGCCATCGGCAACCACCTGGTCGGCCAGGCGGTGTGCGACCCCATCGACGAGCGCCACAAGGCCATCCTGCCGGCCCACGTCTGGGGCGACGGTGATGTGGAGGGAGTGCGGCAGCGGGCCGCCCAGGAACTGATGGATACCGCCCGCGCCGCGCGCAAGCTCGGCGTGGACGTGGTGACCGGCTTCACCGGATCGAGCGTCTGGCACAGCCTCTACGCTTTTCCGCCCACCGATCAGGCGTACTGGCAGCGCGGCTTCGACGATTTCGCCCGGCGCTTCATTCCGATTCTGGACGTGTTCGAGGAGGTGGGCGTCAATTTCGCACTGGAAGTTCACCCCACCGAGATCGCCTTCGACACCGCCAGCGCCGAGCGCGCCCTGGAAGCGGTGGGGCAGCACCCGCGCTTCGGGTTCAACTACGACCCCAGCCACCTGGCGTACCAGGGCGTGAACTACGTCGGTTTCCTGCGCCGCTTCCCCGAGCGGATTTTCCACGTCCACATCAAGGACGTCTGGTGGAACCACGGCAGCGGCGAGGTCGGCGTGTTCGGCGGCCACACCACCTTCGGCGACGCCCGGCGCTACTGGGACTTCCGCTCGGTAGGGCGCGGCGACGTGGACTTCGGCGCCATTATGGTGGCGCTGCACGACCTGCGCTACAGCGGGCCGCTGAGCATCGAGTGGGAGGACGCCCGGATGGACCGGGTCTTCGGGGCCACCGAGAGCGCCGCCTACACCCGCAAGCTGGACTTTCCCGCGTCCGACGTGGTGTTCGACGCCGCCTTCGCCAAGGCCGATGCGGAGCAGGCGTGA
- a CDS encoding Gfo/Idh/MocA family protein, with the protein MSAYQRPLRLAMVGGGKDAFIGAVHRHAAALDGRYQLVAGALSSTPERSRASGAALGLPPERSYGTWEELLAGERDREDGAEVISIVTPNHMHFPVALGAVQAGFHVVCDKPLVHTMSQAQELEAAVQAAGNVFAVTYNYSGYPLVRQAREMVRGGQLGDIRKVIVEYHQGWLATEQHGKQADWRTDPSRSGPAGALGDIGTHAEQLVSFVTGLHLQEVAAELTRFVPGRALDDDASMLLRFGGGARGLLTVSQIEIGRENDLRLSVFGTQGSLSWRQENPNVLVYDRLDAPRQLLTRGGPGLGTAAQQATRLPSGHPEAFIEAFANIYTGVADDIWARRSGESSEVLYPTIRDGVQGVAFMERVLTSAQEGGRWTAF; encoded by the coding sequence GTGAGCGCGTACCAGCGGCCCCTAAGGCTGGCGATGGTGGGTGGCGGCAAGGACGCCTTCATCGGGGCGGTGCACCGGCACGCGGCGGCGCTCGACGGGCGCTATCAGCTGGTCGCCGGCGCCCTGTCCAGCACGCCGGAGCGCTCCAGGGCATCCGGCGCGGCGCTGGGCCTGCCCCCCGAGCGCAGTTACGGCACCTGGGAAGAACTGCTGGCCGGTGAGCGGGACCGCGAGGACGGCGCCGAGGTCATCAGCATCGTCACGCCCAACCACATGCACTTTCCGGTGGCGCTCGGCGCGGTGCAGGCCGGCTTTCACGTCGTCTGCGACAAACCGCTGGTGCATACCATGAGCCAAGCTCAGGAGCTCGAAGCGGCGGTGCAGGCGGCCGGGAACGTCTTCGCCGTGACCTACAACTACTCCGGCTATCCGCTGGTCCGGCAGGCCCGCGAGATGGTGCGCGGCGGGCAGCTCGGCGACATCCGCAAGGTCATCGTGGAGTACCACCAGGGCTGGCTGGCCACCGAACAGCACGGCAAGCAGGCCGACTGGCGCACCGACCCCTCGCGCAGCGGGCCGGCGGGGGCGCTGGGCGACATCGGCACCCACGCCGAGCAACTGGTCAGCTTCGTGACTGGCCTGCACTTGCAGGAGGTAGCCGCCGAACTCACCCGCTTCGTGCCGGGCCGGGCGCTCGACGACGACGCCAGCATGCTGCTGCGCTTCGGGGGCGGCGCCAGGGGCCTGCTGACCGTGTCGCAGATCGAGATCGGCCGCGAGAACGACCTGCGCCTCTCGGTGTTCGGTACCCAGGGCAGCCTCAGCTGGCGGCAGGAAAACCCCAACGTGCTCGTCTACGACCGCCTGGACGCGCCCCGGCAGCTCCTGACGCGCGGCGGGCCGGGGCTGGGCACGGCGGCCCAGCAGGCCACCCGGCTGCCGTCCGGCCACCCCGAAGCGTTCATCGAGGCGTTCGCCAATATCTACACCGGCGTGGCGGACGACATCTGGGCGCGGCGAAGCGGCGAGAGCAGCGAAGTCCTCTATCCGACCATCCGTGACGGCGTGCAGGGCGTGGCCTTCATGGAGCGGGTGCTCACCAGCGCCCAGGAAGGCGGGCGCTGGACCGCGTTCTGA
- a CDS encoding ABC transporter permease has translation MTTQPREAQTAPRPSALARLGSLGPLLGLLALMVVATLLNHDFLTISNLSNVLTRAAFIGIIAVGATFVIISGGIDLSVGSMAALIAGSMILVMNALGPSLGSVAIIAIGMLCALAIGAAAGLLHGTVITRGRIEPFIVTLGTLGIFRSVLTYLSQGGSISLNNDLSDAYSPVFYGQLLGIPIPILVFAAVALLGGLILNRTRYGRYVQATGSNEQVARYAAVNVAQVKVVTYVIQGLCVALATLLYVPRLGSASPSTGLLWELEAIAAVIIGGTALKGGAGRIWGTVVGAILLVTIENVLNLTSIISVYLNAAVQGVVIIIVAFMQRGKRT, from the coding sequence GTGACCACCCAGCCCCGAGAAGCCCAGACCGCGCCTCGTCCGTCCGCCCTCGCCCGCCTGGGCTCGCTGGGGCCGCTGCTGGGCCTGCTGGCCCTGATGGTCGTGGCGACGCTGCTCAACCACGACTTCCTGACGATTTCCAATTTGTCCAACGTGCTGACCCGCGCCGCCTTCATCGGCATCATCGCGGTGGGGGCCACCTTCGTGATCATCTCCGGCGGCATCGATCTGTCGGTCGGCTCGATGGCGGCCCTGATCGCCGGCTCGATGATCCTAGTCATGAACGCGCTGGGCCCCAGCCTGGGCAGCGTGGCGATCATCGCCATCGGGATGCTGTGCGCCCTGGCGATCGGTGCGGCGGCGGGCCTCCTGCACGGCACGGTGATCACGCGCGGGCGCATCGAGCCGTTTATCGTCACGCTCGGCACGCTGGGCATCTTCCGCTCGGTGCTGACCTACCTCTCGCAGGGCGGCAGCATCTCGCTGAACAACGACCTCAGCGACGCCTACAGCCCGGTGTTCTACGGCCAGCTGCTCGGCATTCCGATTCCGATTCTGGTGTTCGCCGCCGTCGCGCTGCTGGGCGGCCTGATTCTCAACCGCACCCGCTACGGCCGCTACGTGCAGGCCACCGGCAGCAACGAGCAGGTGGCCCGCTACGCCGCGGTGAACGTCGCCCAGGTCAAGGTCGTCACCTACGTGATCCAGGGGCTGTGCGTGGCGCTAGCGACCTTGCTGTACGTGCCCCGGCTGGGCAGCGCCAGCCCCAGCACCGGGCTGCTGTGGGAACTCGAGGCCATCGCGGCGGTGATCATCGGCGGCACGGCCCTCAAGGGCGGCGCCGGGCGCATCTGGGGCACGGTGGTGGGCGCGATTTTGCTGGTCACCATCGAGAACGTCCTCAACCTCACCTCGATCATCAGCGTGTACCTCAACGCGGCCGTGCAGGGGGTGGTGATCATCATCGTGGCGTTCATGCAGCGCGGCAAACGGACGTGA
- a CDS encoding ABC transporter substrate-binding protein produces MKQLKSLALLSAALLASAALAQTKQVMGVSIPSADHGWTAGIVYWANQTKAELEKMYPGLTVIVKTAKDANEQANQIQDLSAVNKINSLVILPQESAPLTRPVGNLQKKGVFTVVVDRALTDPTAQSAYVAGDNPGLGKVSAEYVGKTLGGKGNIVVLRGIATVIDNQRVDGFEGVLKSKYPDIKILDKQYANWNRDDGFKVMQDYLTRFPKIDAVWAQDDDIAVGVLKAIQQAGRSDIKFVLGGAGMKEMVKKVQDGDPLITADVTYPPTMIRDAMRLTAKSMMTKATMPKSTIIPSVLITKSNAAQYYYPNSPF; encoded by the coding sequence ATGAAACAGCTCAAGTCGCTCGCCCTGCTGTCCGCCGCCCTGCTCGCTTCCGCCGCCCTGGCGCAGACCAAACAGGTCATGGGCGTCTCGATTCCCTCGGCCGACCACGGCTGGACCGCCGGGATCGTCTACTGGGCCAACCAGACCAAGGCCGAACTCGAGAAGATGTACCCCGGCCTCACCGTGATCGTCAAGACCGCCAAGGACGCCAACGAGCAGGCCAACCAGATTCAGGACCTCTCGGCCGTCAACAAGATCAATTCCCTGGTGATTCTGCCGCAGGAAAGCGCCCCGCTGACCCGCCCGGTCGGCAACCTTCAGAAGAAGGGCGTGTTCACGGTGGTCGTGGACCGCGCCCTGACCGACCCCACCGCCCAGAGCGCCTACGTGGCCGGCGACAACCCCGGCCTGGGCAAGGTCAGCGCCGAATACGTCGGCAAGACGCTGGGCGGCAAGGGCAACATCGTGGTGCTGCGCGGCATCGCCACCGTGATCGATAACCAGCGGGTCGACGGCTTCGAGGGCGTTCTCAAGAGCAAGTACCCCGACATCAAGATTCTCGACAAGCAGTACGCCAACTGGAACCGCGACGACGGCTTCAAGGTGATGCAGGACTACCTGACCCGTTTCCCCAAGATCGACGCGGTGTGGGCCCAGGACGACGATATCGCCGTGGGCGTGCTCAAGGCCATTCAGCAGGCCGGGCGCAGCGACATCAAGTTCGTGCTGGGCGGCGCGGGCATGAAGGAAATGGTGAAAAAGGTGCAGGACGGCGATCCGCTGATCACCGCCGACGTGACCTACCCGCCCACCATGATCCGTGACGCCATGCGCCTGACCGCCAAGTCGATGATGACCAAGGCGACCATGCCCAAATCCACCATCATTCCCAGCGTGCTGATCACCAAGAGCAACGCCGCCCAGTACTACTACCCCAACTCGCCGTTCTGA
- the pulA gene encoding pullulanase-type alpha-1,6-glucosidase, with the protein MQRLFSLLTLTLAVSAAAQSALPAGTARIHYQRPDASYDTWGLHVWEDTSAQVAWDKPLKASGKDDYGVYWDVPLKPDPVKLGLIVHAGDNKDVGKDLFMNLALGHEVWLKSGSSDVAYAKAGPFNVDATQPVVAQAAPAAPAAPAAPAEAPVPAGSARINYYRPDGNYEGWGLHVWDGAKTPTEWTKPLAQTGKNSFGVYWDVPTVEGWTKLNFIIHKGDEKDPGPDQSLPASAGNQAWIVSGSPAVNTTRPDTSVRQVGDLTQQQAFWLTRDTLAVKPELLAGGALLNLHYSASGDLKLTPAGVTGGESLPLVRADEGDALSATLKARYPYLANYAVVKLRPEDLGKVAGALRGQLALSSVGLDDKLVGATGVQVWGVLDDLDTYAGPLGVSWQGGVPSLTVWAPTAQDVKVHVMIGSQEKVLPMRAGPQGSWSITGDPSWKNAPYRYEVKVYAPSTGKIETNLVTDPYSVGLTKDSRMSVMLDLSDAAQKPAGWDSLKKPPLGSVGDLNFYELHLRDFSVMDASVPQPQRGTYLAFTQTQSDGMKHLRALAASGLKAVHLLPTFDIASLPKDKATWKTPGDLGKLPPASEEQQAAVNAVKEQDGFNWGYDPYHYMTPEATYAVNPDERTKEYRQMVMALNAAGLRVVQDVVFNHTAASGEADKSVLDQVVPGYYHRLDVNGAVTNSTCCSNTATEHTMMRRLMVDTLVLQARQYKVDGFRFDLMGHHMVADIQAVRAALDALTLAKDGVDGKQIYLYGEGWDFGEVAGNARGVNATQVNMYGQGVGTFNDRIRDAVRGGNPFGGLQEQGFATGLFTLPNGLPANAATPENKAKLLKLTDQIRVALSGNLRDFKFVDSSGKTVTGAQVPYNGAPTGYAASPREAINYVSAHDNQTLWDAVLLKAPLSATTAQRVRMQNLAYSLVLLGQGMPFIHAGDELLRSKSFDTDSYNSGDWFNSISWTGADNGFGRGLPLAEKNKDQWDLYRPLLASAALKVTAADRQRASDNLETLLTIRNSTPLFRLPSAQAVQNQLSFLNTGPNQTPGVIVMKLSGGQAPYKNVLVVFNATPAAYTLKDAALAPLKLDLHPALKAGSDPLVKTSSVNGNTVTVPGLTTAVFVGK; encoded by the coding sequence ATGCAACGACTTTTTTCCCTGCTCACCCTGACGCTGGCGGTCTCGGCCGCCGCCCAGAGCGCCCTGCCCGCCGGCACTGCCCGCATTCACTACCAGCGGCCCGACGCCAGCTACGACACCTGGGGCCTGCACGTCTGGGAAGACACCAGTGCCCAGGTCGCCTGGGACAAGCCGCTCAAGGCCAGCGGCAAGGACGACTACGGCGTGTACTGGGACGTGCCGCTCAAGCCCGACCCGGTCAAGCTGGGCCTGATCGTGCATGCCGGCGACAACAAGGACGTGGGCAAGGACCTGTTCATGAACCTCGCGCTGGGGCATGAAGTGTGGCTCAAGTCGGGCAGCAGCGACGTGGCCTACGCCAAGGCCGGGCCGTTCAACGTGGACGCGACCCAGCCGGTGGTGGCCCAGGCCGCCCCGGCCGCGCCGGCTGCTCCCGCGGCCCCGGCCGAGGCGCCGGTGCCGGCCGGCAGCGCCCGCATCAACTACTACCGCCCCGACGGCAACTACGAGGGCTGGGGCCTGCACGTCTGGGACGGCGCCAAAACGCCCACCGAGTGGACCAAGCCGCTGGCCCAGACCGGCAAGAACTCGTTCGGCGTGTACTGGGACGTGCCCACCGTGGAAGGCTGGACCAAACTGAACTTCATCATTCACAAGGGTGACGAGAAAGACCCCGGCCCCGACCAGAGCCTGCCCGCCAGCGCCGGCAACCAGGCCTGGATCGTCAGTGGCAGCCCGGCGGTCAACACCACCCGGCCCGACACCAGCGTGCGTCAGGTGGGCGACCTCACCCAGCAGCAGGCCTTCTGGCTCACCCGCGACACCCTGGCGGTCAAGCCGGAACTGCTGGCCGGCGGCGCGCTGCTCAACTTGCACTACAGCGCTTCGGGCGACCTCAAGCTGACCCCGGCGGGCGTGACGGGCGGCGAGAGCCTGCCGCTGGTGCGGGCCGACGAAGGCGACGCCCTGAGCGCGACCCTTAAGGCCAGGTACCCGTATCTGGCGAACTACGCGGTCGTCAAGCTGCGGCCCGAGGACCTCGGCAAGGTGGCCGGCGCGCTGCGCGGGCAGCTGGCCCTCAGCAGCGTGGGCCTCGACGACAAGCTCGTCGGCGCGACCGGCGTGCAGGTCTGGGGCGTGCTCGACGACCTCGACACCTACGCGGGTCCGCTGGGCGTGAGCTGGCAGGGCGGCGTTCCCTCACTGACCGTCTGGGCGCCCACCGCCCAGGACGTCAAGGTGCATGTCATGATCGGCAGCCAGGAAAAAGTGTTGCCGATGCGCGCCGGACCGCAGGGCAGCTGGAGCATCACCGGCGATCCCAGCTGGAAGAACGCTCCCTACCGCTATGAGGTCAAGGTCTACGCGCCCAGCACCGGCAAGATCGAAACCAATCTGGTGACCGATCCCTACTCGGTGGGCCTGACCAAAGACAGCCGCATGTCGGTGATGCTCGACCTCAGCGACGCCGCCCAGAAACCCGCCGGCTGGGACAGCCTCAAGAAGCCGCCGCTGGGCTCGGTGGGCGACCTGAACTTCTACGAACTGCACCTGCGCGATTTCAGCGTGATGGACGCCAGCGTGCCGCAGCCGCAGCGCGGCACCTACCTGGCCTTCACCCAGACGCAGAGCGACGGCATGAAGCACCTGCGGGCGCTGGCCGCCTCGGGGCTCAAGGCCGTGCACCTGCTACCCACCTTCGACATCGCCTCGCTGCCCAAGGACAAGGCCACCTGGAAGACGCCCGGCGACCTGGGCAAGCTGCCGCCCGCCAGCGAGGAGCAGCAGGCCGCCGTGAACGCCGTCAAGGAGCAGGACGGCTTCAACTGGGGTTACGATCCCTACCACTACATGACGCCGGAAGCCACCTACGCCGTCAACCCCGACGAGCGCACCAAGGAGTACCGGCAGATGGTGATGGCGCTCAACGCGGCGGGCCTGAGGGTGGTGCAGGACGTGGTGTTCAACCACACTGCCGCCAGCGGCGAAGCCGACAAATCGGTGCTCGATCAGGTGGTGCCGGGCTACTACCACCGCCTGGACGTCAACGGGGCCGTGACCAACTCGACCTGCTGCTCGAACACCGCCACCGAGCACACCATGATGCGCCGCCTGATGGTGGACACGCTGGTGCTCCAGGCCCGGCAGTACAAGGTCGACGGCTTCCGCTTCGATCTGATGGGGCACCACATGGTGGCCGACATCCAGGCGGTGCGCGCCGCCCTCGACGCCCTGACCCTGGCCAAGGACGGCGTGGACGGTAAGCAGATCTACCTCTACGGCGAGGGCTGGGACTTCGGCGAGGTCGCCGGCAACGCGCGCGGCGTCAATGCCACCCAGGTCAACATGTACGGCCAGGGCGTGGGCACCTTCAATGACCGGATTCGCGACGCGGTGCGCGGCGGCAACCCCTTCGGCGGTCTGCAGGAGCAGGGCTTTGCCACCGGCCTCTTCACCCTGCCCAACGGTCTGCCGGCCAACGCCGCCACGCCCGAGAACAAAGCCAAGCTGCTCAAGCTCACCGACCAGATCCGGGTGGCGCTGAGCGGCAATTTGCGCGACTTCAAGTTCGTGGACAGCAGCGGCAAGACCGTGACCGGCGCCCAGGTGCCCTACAACGGCGCGCCCACCGGCTACGCCGCCAGCCCCCGCGAGGCGATCAACTACGTCTCGGCCCACGACAACCAGACGCTGTGGGACGCGGTACTGCTCAAGGCGCCGCTCAGCGCCACCACCGCCCAGCGGGTGCGGATGCAGAACCTCGCCTACAGCCTGGTGCTGCTGGGGCAGGGCATGCCGTTTATTCATGCCGGCGACGAACTGCTGCGTTCCAAGAGCTTCGACACCGACAGCTACAACAGCGGCGACTGGTTCAATTCCATCAGCTGGACCGGGGCCGACAACGGCTTCGGGCGCGGTCTGCCGCTGGCCGAGAAGAACAAGGACCAGTGGGACCTCTACCGCCCGCTGCTGGCGAGCGCGGCCCTCAAGGTCACGGCGGCCGACCGCCAGCGCGCCTCGGACAACCTGGAAACGCTGCTGACCATTCGCAACTCCACCCCGCTGTTCCGGCTGCCCAGCGCCCAGGCGGTGCAAAACCAGCTCAGCTTCCTCAACACCGGCCCCAACCAGACCCCCGGCGTCATCGTGATGAAGCTCAGCGGCGGGCAGGCGCCGTACAAGAACGTGCTGGTGGTCTTCAACGCCACGCCGGCTGCCTACACCCTCAAGGACGCGGCGCTGGCCCCGCTCAAGCTCGATTTGCACCCGGCCTTGAAAGCCGGCAGCGATCCACTGGTCAAAACCAGCAGCGTGAACGGCAACACCGTGACGGTGCCGGGCCTGACGACGGCGGTGTTCGTGGGCAAGTGA
- the clcA gene encoding H(+)/Cl(-) exchange transporter ClcA translates to MPPEETSAPETAPTGQAQLRDRAQFVRRRGLYLGAALTGVLVGLLVTAFRLLLGSLESWRGAWGPAALVLAPAFGEALSVGLVRRAAPSASGSGIPQLKAVLHLLRFFPWPRVLPVKFVGGLIAMGSGVPLGREGPSVQMGGSLGAAAAQLTRARPQRRLTLIAAGAGAGLAAAFNAPLAGVTFVLEELQRDFTPMVFTAALIASTVADTVTRSLAGQTPVFTLPFFSAPSLTALPLFLLLGLICGLAGVLFNKALLRSLDLASKVRSPLLLAGLCGLGIGALGWLVPGVRGSGHAVVEAAAQGQVLPLTALGWLLLRFVVTLAGYAPGTPGGIFAPLLVMGALLGAAFGQAAATLSPDTPSGLFAVVGMAALFSGVVRAPLTAVVLIVEMTGSYPLMLPLLAACFVAYAVAERLRDAPIYDALLSRDLKLRSPDAVMLPEIMDVSLRLQSGAPFEGRQVRDLGLPPGCVITEVGRGGRVLLPRSDFELQAGDVLHVRLAPEAADAYGRLRSGTGHHASGH, encoded by the coding sequence ATGCCGCCGGAAGAAACGAGCGCGCCCGAAACGGCCCCAACCGGTCAGGCCCAGCTGCGCGACCGGGCGCAGTTCGTGCGCCGCCGGGGGCTGTACCTGGGCGCGGCGCTGACCGGCGTGCTGGTGGGCCTGCTGGTCACGGCCTTCCGGCTGCTGCTGGGGTCTCTGGAAAGCTGGCGCGGCGCGTGGGGACCGGCCGCGCTGGTGCTGGCCCCGGCCTTCGGCGAGGCGCTCAGCGTCGGGCTGGTGCGCCGCGCCGCGCCGAGCGCCTCGGGCAGCGGCATTCCGCAGCTCAAGGCGGTGCTGCACCTGCTGCGCTTCTTTCCCTGGCCCCGCGTGCTGCCGGTGAAATTCGTGGGCGGCTTGATCGCGATGGGGTCGGGCGTGCCGCTGGGCCGCGAGGGACCGAGCGTGCAGATGGGCGGCAGCCTTGGCGCGGCGGCGGCGCAGCTGACCCGCGCCCGCCCGCAGCGCCGCCTGACCCTGATCGCCGCCGGGGCCGGAGCCGGGCTGGCCGCCGCCTTCAACGCGCCGCTGGCCGGCGTGACCTTCGTGCTCGAGGAATTGCAGCGCGACTTCACGCCGATGGTCTTCACGGCGGCCTTGATCGCTTCCACCGTGGCCGACACGGTGACCCGCAGCCTGGCCGGACAGACCCCGGTGTTCACCCTGCCGTTTTTCTCCGCACCCAGCCTCACCGCCCTGCCGCTGTTCTTACTGCTGGGCCTGATCTGCGGGCTGGCCGGGGTGCTGTTCAACAAAGCGCTGCTGCGCTCGCTCGATCTGGCCTCAAAGGTGCGCTCGCCGCTGCTGCTCGCCGGGCTGTGCGGCTTGGGCATCGGCGCGCTGGGCTGGCTGGTGCCGGGGGTGCGCGGCAGCGGGCACGCGGTGGTCGAAGCGGCGGCGCAGGGGCAGGTGCTGCCGCTGACCGCCCTGGGCTGGCTTCTCCTGCGCTTCGTGGTCACGCTGGCCGGTTATGCGCCCGGCACGCCCGGCGGCATCTTCGCGCCGCTACTGGTGATGGGCGCGCTGCTGGGCGCGGCCTTCGGGCAGGCGGCGGCGACCCTGAGCCCCGACACGCCCAGCGGCCTGTTCGCGGTGGTGGGCATGGCGGCGCTGTTCAGCGGGGTGGTGCGCGCGCCGCTGACGGCAGTGGTGCTGATCGTCGAGATGACCGGCAGCTACCCCTTGATGCTGCCGCTGCTCGCGGCGTGTTTCGTGGCCTACGCGGTGGCCGAGCGCCTGCGCGACGCGCCGATCTACGACGCGCTGCTCTCGCGCGACCTGAAGTTGCGCTCGCCCGACGCCGTGATGCTGCCGGAAATCATGGACGTCAGCCTGCGCCTGCAGTCCGGCGCGCCGTTCGAGGGCCGTCAGGTGCGCGACCTGGGCTTGCCGCCGGGCTGCGTGATCACCGAGGTGGGGCGCGGGGGCCGGGTGCTGTTGCCGCGCAGCGACTTCGAACTCCAGGCCGGCGATGTGCTGCACGTCCGGCTGGCCCCCGAAGCGGCCGACGCTTACGGGCGGCTGCGAAGCGGCACCGGCCACCACGCCTCGGGTCACTGA